In a single window of the Aminomonas paucivorans DSM 12260 genome:
- a CDS encoding helix-hairpin-helix domain-containing protein: MDFLKRRPFWTALGGLVCFLVAFALVWGFAGRFRSGENRQVAGDILRVAAPEAAQPREGETAPPSLPPEATPDWIVYVTGEVRHPGIVRVPPESRVYEAVDKAGGLTEKADPEGVNLAALLRDGDHVRVPEKGAPPAGGGSAAGAPVSRSTTKETEGVRGGASPQTATVDPNRATAKELEALPGVGPKTGEAIVAFREANGPFRVPEDLLRVKGIGPKKLEQMRPFLRLSP, translated from the coding sequence GTGGATTTCCTGAAGAGACGCCCCTTCTGGACGGCCCTGGGAGGTTTGGTCTGTTTCCTCGTGGCCTTCGCCCTCGTCTGGGGTTTTGCCGGACGGTTCCGCAGCGGGGAGAACCGACAGGTGGCGGGGGACATCCTCCGGGTGGCGGCCCCTGAGGCTGCCCAGCCCCGAGAGGGAGAGACGGCGCCCCCGTCTCTCCCTCCCGAGGCGACTCCGGACTGGATCGTCTACGTCACCGGGGAGGTGAGGCATCCTGGCATCGTCCGGGTGCCCCCGGAGAGCCGGGTCTACGAGGCGGTGGACAAGGCGGGAGGGCTCACGGAAAAGGCGGACCCCGAAGGGGTCAACCTGGCCGCCCTCCTGAGGGACGGAGACCACGTCCGGGTGCCCGAAAAGGGCGCGCCCCCTGCGGGAGGAGGAAGCGCCGCAGGGGCCCCGGTTTCCCGATCCACCACCAAGGAGACGGAAGGGGTTCGGGGAGGCGCCTCTCCCCAGACGGCCACGGTGGATCCCAACCGGGCCACCGCCAAGGAGCTGGAGGCCCTCCCCGGAGTGGGGCCCAAGACCGGGGAGGCCATCGTAGCCTTCCGGGAGGCCAACGGCCCTTTTCGGGTGCCGGAGGACCTCCTTCGGGTGAAGGGCATCGGCCCGAAGAAGCTGGAGCAGATGCGACCCTTCCTTCGCTTGTCCCCCTGA
- the gatA gene encoding Asp-tRNA(Asn)/Glu-tRNA(Gln) amidotransferase subunit GatA: protein MDLHELSAWQVAQGLAAKRFSALEVTRACLDRIRSLDGRVKACLTVLEDRALEKAREVDGALARGEDPGLLSGVPVLVKDNLCTVGTRTTCGSRILGDWEPPYDATAVRLLKEAGAILLGKTNMDEFAMGSSTEHSAFGPTRNPWDPERVPGGSSGGSAAGVAAGFAPLALGSDTGGSIRQPAAFCGIQGLKPTYGLVSRYGLVAYASSLDQVGPLAREVGDLALGMDVIARPDPLDATSCREERPRFLDAVHTDNLKGLRIGVLGGFDDSAVEEPIRKALVLAARYCQDAGALLSEVRLPLSLEYGLASYYILAPAEASSNLARFDGVRYGSAEEASCLEDLYLRTRGADFGPEVKRRILTGTYALSSGYYDAFYLKAQKARRAIVREFRQVFGQVDAILTPTAPTRAFRQGEHLDDPIRMYLGDAFTLPANLAGLPALSLCAGIAEGLPTAVQILGPWRKDQRLVRIGVMLERAFGAPSVAPLGKEESR from the coding sequence ATGGACCTGCACGAACTGTCGGCGTGGCAGGTGGCTCAGGGCTTGGCGGCAAAGCGGTTTTCCGCCCTGGAGGTGACCCGGGCCTGCCTGGATCGGATCCGCTCCCTGGACGGGCGGGTGAAGGCCTGTCTGACGGTGCTGGAGGATCGGGCTCTGGAAAAGGCTCGGGAGGTGGACGGGGCCCTGGCCCGGGGAGAGGACCCGGGGCTTTTGTCCGGAGTCCCCGTGCTGGTGAAAGACAACCTGTGCACCGTGGGAACCCGGACCACCTGCGGTTCCCGCATCCTGGGAGACTGGGAGCCCCCCTACGACGCCACGGCGGTGCGTCTCCTGAAGGAGGCGGGGGCGATCCTTCTGGGAAAGACCAACATGGACGAGTTCGCCATGGGAAGCTCCACGGAACACTCCGCCTTCGGTCCCACCCGCAATCCCTGGGATCCGGAGCGGGTTCCCGGGGGCAGCTCCGGGGGCAGCGCCGCCGGGGTGGCGGCGGGATTCGCTCCCCTGGCCCTGGGGAGCGACACGGGGGGATCCATCCGCCAGCCCGCGGCGTTCTGCGGGATCCAGGGGCTCAAGCCCACCTATGGTCTGGTGAGCCGCTACGGCCTGGTGGCCTACGCCTCCTCCCTGGATCAGGTGGGCCCCCTGGCCCGGGAGGTGGGGGACCTGGCCCTGGGAATGGACGTGATCGCCCGACCGGACCCCCTGGACGCCACTTCCTGTCGGGAGGAGCGTCCCCGTTTCCTGGACGCGGTGCACACGGACAACTTGAAGGGCCTTCGCATCGGCGTTCTGGGAGGGTTCGACGACTCGGCGGTGGAGGAGCCCATCCGCAAGGCCCTGGTGCTGGCGGCACGCTACTGTCAGGATGCGGGAGCCCTGCTTTCGGAGGTCCGCCTTCCCCTGTCCCTGGAATACGGCCTGGCGAGCTACTACATCCTGGCCCCCGCGGAGGCCAGCTCCAACCTGGCCCGGTTTGACGGGGTGCGCTACGGATCCGCCGAGGAGGCTTCCTGCCTGGAGGACCTGTACCTGCGGACCCGCGGGGCGGACTTCGGCCCGGAGGTGAAGCGCCGCATCCTCACGGGGACCTACGCCCTGAGTTCGGGGTACTACGACGCCTTCTACCTGAAGGCCCAGAAGGCCCGACGGGCCATCGTCCGGGAGTTCCGCCAGGTCTTCGGTCAGGTGGACGCCATCCTGACCCCCACCGCTCCCACCCGGGCCTTCCGGCAGGGAGAACACTTGGACGACCCCATCCGCATGTACCTGGGGGATGCCTTCACCCTTCCCGCGAACCTGGCGGGTCTCCCCGCCCTGTCGCTTTGTGCGGGGATCGCCGAGGGACTGCCCACGGCGGTGCAGATCCTGGGGCCCTGGCGCAAGGACCAGCGCCTTGTGCGCATCGGGGTGATGCTGGAGCGGGCCTTCGGGGCTCCCTCCGTCGCCCCCCTGGGAAAGGAGGAATCCCGATGA
- a CDS encoding type III pantothenate kinase, translating into MLLVVDIGNTNTVIGVFREAELLGHWRLVSERRTADELGLLLLNLLRSRDWTPRDFGGAILSSVVPSLEEPWKEALSRYGSLDPLVVSTALDLGMEVRYGVPQEVGADRLVNAVAGVAEYGCPLALVDLGTAITLDVVDRDGAYLGGAIAPGLVVSMETLFSRTAKLPQVSLEAPKSVIGRSTLESIRSGIVYGYAGLIDALVERVFDELGTRCPVVATGGHAAILAKHSRTLLHVDPWLTLKGLRLLHQRNASR; encoded by the coding sequence TTGCTCCTGGTGGTGGATATCGGCAACACGAACACGGTGATCGGGGTCTTTCGGGAGGCGGAACTCCTGGGGCATTGGCGTCTGGTCTCGGAGCGGCGCACCGCCGACGAGCTGGGGCTGCTGCTGCTGAACCTGCTCCGCTCCCGGGATTGGACCCCCCGGGACTTCGGCGGAGCCATCCTCTCCAGCGTGGTCCCGTCCCTGGAGGAACCCTGGAAAGAGGCCCTGTCCCGTTACGGTTCCCTGGATCCCCTGGTGGTGTCCACGGCCCTGGACCTGGGCATGGAGGTGCGCTACGGGGTGCCCCAGGAAGTGGGGGCGGATCGGCTGGTGAACGCCGTGGCAGGGGTGGCGGAGTACGGATGCCCCCTGGCTCTGGTAGATCTGGGCACCGCCATCACCCTGGACGTGGTGGACCGGGACGGGGCCTACCTGGGGGGGGCCATTGCCCCGGGACTGGTGGTGAGCATGGAAACCCTTTTCTCCCGGACCGCGAAGCTGCCCCAGGTGAGCCTGGAGGCTCCCAAGAGCGTCATCGGCAGGTCCACCCTGGAGTCCATCCGTTCGGGCATCGTCTACGGCTACGCAGGGCTCATCGACGCCCTGGTGGAGCGGGTGTTCGACGAACTGGGAACCCGTTGTCCCGTGGTGGCCACGGGAGGACACGCGGCGATCCTGGCGAAGCATTCCCGCACCCTCCTGCACGTCGACCCCTGGCTGACCCTCAAGGGGCTTCGGCTCCTCCACCAGCGCAACGCCTCCCGATGA
- a CDS encoding ComEC/Rec2 family competence protein — MSLLTRAPAFAVLCGWIGALSAVRLGVSPIAAAAAGGLCTAAVLLLGEGAFPAPGSLPPAVLILLVSFLGSWWVAARLVQAPELPRRLDETGRVLLERSWGSSRVALMGFPSGRFLVALPWGTGAMEGQMYRVRGGPRPFRSSDSLRGFDEEAYWRCRGAQGVLDAALLEFRSPPSGWVAWRNGVRSALLLNLPSPVRGYLLAAWLGRRDPDLARQHARWGTSHILAVSGFHVALVVGILHLLLRRVPGRLLWESLFLWGYVLLAGAAASALRAGAMIQVVLLGGALGRPSRAFHSLCVAALLLLALNPWLFTDLGFRLSVLSVLVLSSWSGLPRPFLPLAGPLVWLVTAPLVTWAFGTVPVAGLAVNLLALPFFALFFPLVSLLSLPALAGLPGSALLAFPGELMAEAFALVADGICRILPWQVPFSPLLASLAAGAAAFGALRASSCSVPRAILAALGLAGGVLAWSVRVLAGV; from the coding sequence GTGTCCCTCCTGACCCGAGCCCCGGCGTTCGCCGTCCTGTGCGGCTGGATCGGCGCCCTCTCGGCGGTTCGCCTGGGGGTTTCCCCGATTGCGGCCGCCGCGGCGGGGGGGCTGTGCACCGCGGCGGTGCTCCTTCTGGGAGAAGGGGCTTTCCCCGCCCCGGGGAGCCTGCCCCCGGCGGTCCTGATCCTTCTCGTCTCCTTCCTGGGGTCCTGGTGGGTCGCCGCCCGGTTGGTCCAAGCCCCGGAACTGCCCCGGCGCCTGGACGAAACGGGGCGGGTCCTCCTGGAACGTTCCTGGGGGTCTTCCCGGGTGGCCCTCATGGGGTTCCCCTCCGGCCGTTTTCTCGTGGCCCTTCCCTGGGGGACCGGGGCGATGGAAGGGCAGATGTATCGGGTGCGGGGCGGACCTCGTCCTTTTCGGTCTTCCGATTCCCTTCGGGGGTTCGACGAGGAGGCCTACTGGCGATGCCGGGGGGCGCAGGGGGTCCTGGACGCGGCGCTTCTGGAGTTCCGCTCTCCCCCGTCCGGGTGGGTCGCCTGGAGAAACGGCGTCCGATCCGCCCTGCTGCTGAACCTCCCCTCCCCGGTTCGGGGGTACCTCCTGGCGGCCTGGCTGGGCCGAAGGGACCCGGACCTGGCGAGGCAGCACGCCCGATGGGGGACCTCCCATATCCTGGCGGTCTCGGGGTTTCACGTGGCTCTGGTGGTGGGGATCCTCCACCTCCTCCTGCGCCGGGTCCCGGGGAGGCTGCTCTGGGAGAGCCTCTTCCTGTGGGGCTACGTGCTCCTGGCGGGGGCCGCCGCCAGCGCCCTTCGTGCGGGGGCCATGATCCAGGTGGTGCTGCTGGGGGGTGCCCTGGGGCGTCCCTCCCGGGCCTTCCACTCCCTTTGCGTTGCGGCGTTGCTCCTCCTGGCCCTGAACCCCTGGCTCTTCACGGATCTGGGTTTCCGCCTCTCCGTCCTCTCCGTGCTGGTGCTCTCCTCCTGGAGCGGGCTTCCCCGTCCCTTCCTCCCCTTGGCGGGTCCCCTGGTGTGGCTGGTCACGGCTCCCCTGGTGACCTGGGCCTTCGGCACGGTCCCCGTGGCGGGGCTGGCGGTGAACCTGCTGGCTTTACCCTTCTTCGCCCTGTTCTTCCCCCTGGTCTCCCTCTTGTCCCTTCCCGCCCTTGCGGGTCTTCCCGGGAGCGCCCTGCTCGCCTTTCCCGGAGAGCTGATGGCGGAGGCCTTTGCGCTCGTGGCGGACGGGATCTGTCGGATCCTGCCCTGGCAGGTTCCCTTTTCCCCCCTCCTGGCAAGCCTGGCGGCGGGAGCGGCGGCCTTCGGGGCCCTTCGCGCCTCCTCCTGCTCCGTCCCTCGGGCGATTCTGGCGGCCCTGGGCCTTGCGGGAGGGGTCCTGGCCTGGTCCGTGCGGGTCCTCGCGGGGGTGTAG
- the gatC gene encoding Asp-tRNA(Asn)/Glu-tRNA(Gln) amidotransferase subunit GatC has translation MKVNEAEVRHVASLAKIRVEEREIGPLVEHFRRIGEHFLKLESLDVQDTDPFGLLEDAPAPLREDEVRNWEGREAVLEGAPRREGDFFRVPRIGGGAA, from the coding sequence GTGAAGGTGAACGAGGCGGAGGTGCGGCACGTGGCTTCCCTGGCGAAGATACGGGTGGAGGAGCGGGAGATCGGACCGCTGGTGGAGCATTTCCGCCGGATCGGGGAGCATTTCCTCAAGCTGGAATCCCTGGACGTGCAGGACACGGACCCCTTCGGGCTTCTGGAGGACGCTCCCGCACCCCTGCGGGAGGATGAGGTCCGGAACTGGGAAGGCCGCGAGGCGGTCCTGGAGGGAGCCCCTCGAAGGGAGGGGGACTTCTTCCGGGTGCCCCGCATCGGCGGGGGGGCGGCGTGA
- the lysS gene encoding lysine--tRNA ligase, translating to MVDEMLEPAQMPEEEIFRQRKDKLARLRTEEGYDPYLVDRFDRKHTLGYVRSAFEGLQADEGGEETIVTAGRVMTLRRHGKAAFATLEDEHHRLQMYFQFDELGEKAYTFFKKWVDTGDLLGVAGRPFRTQRGELSLKVSQFTLLSKALRPLPEKWHGLKDQEVRYRQRYVDLIANPEVRDTFRKRTRIIQTFRRVLEAHDTLEVGTPILSPLAGGANARPFVTFHNALGIPMYLRIATELYLKRLIVGMFGRVYEIGPNFRNEGIDLKHNPEFTAMEVYWSYANYEDMMDLCEEILVACADEVGSRTVTYQGTEISFEPPFRRASMMDLVKEHTGIDFDALSDQEARDLALKNKVVSELKGYETKYHLLPEFFDAYVEDKLIQPTFVMGHPTVISPLSKRNAANPDITDRFELFINGSEVANAFSELNDPLDQRERFLDQVKQKEAGDEEAHVFDEDFVNALEYGLPPTGGMGIGIDRLVMLLTDSRSIRDVILFPTMRPRA from the coding sequence ATGGTCGACGAAATGTTGGAACCCGCCCAGATGCCCGAGGAGGAGATCTTCCGCCAGAGGAAGGACAAGCTCGCCCGGCTGCGCACCGAGGAGGGGTACGACCCCTACCTGGTGGATCGGTTTGACCGGAAGCACACCCTGGGATACGTTCGCTCCGCCTTCGAGGGGCTTCAGGCGGACGAAGGGGGAGAGGAGACCATCGTCACCGCCGGTCGGGTGATGACCCTCCGGCGCCACGGCAAGGCGGCCTTCGCCACCCTGGAGGACGAGCACCATCGCCTCCAGATGTACTTCCAGTTCGACGAGCTGGGGGAGAAGGCCTACACGTTCTTCAAGAAGTGGGTGGACACGGGAGACCTCCTGGGGGTGGCCGGACGTCCCTTCCGCACCCAGAGGGGGGAGCTTTCCCTGAAGGTGTCCCAGTTCACCCTCCTCTCCAAGGCCCTGCGCCCCCTGCCGGAAAAGTGGCACGGCCTGAAGGACCAGGAGGTGCGTTACCGGCAGCGCTACGTGGACCTCATCGCCAACCCGGAGGTGCGGGACACCTTCCGCAAGCGCACCCGGATCATCCAGACCTTCCGCCGGGTCCTGGAGGCCCACGACACCCTGGAGGTGGGCACCCCCATCCTCTCCCCCCTGGCGGGGGGGGCCAATGCCCGTCCCTTCGTCACCTTCCACAACGCCCTGGGGATTCCCATGTACCTGCGTATCGCCACGGAGCTGTACCTGAAGCGCCTCATCGTGGGGATGTTCGGCCGGGTCTACGAGATCGGTCCCAACTTCCGCAACGAGGGCATCGACCTGAAGCACAACCCGGAGTTCACCGCCATGGAGGTCTACTGGTCCTACGCCAACTACGAGGACATGATGGACCTCTGCGAGGAGATCCTGGTGGCCTGCGCCGACGAGGTGGGGTCTCGGACGGTGACCTACCAGGGCACGGAGATCTCCTTCGAGCCTCCCTTCCGGCGGGCCTCCATGATGGACCTGGTGAAGGAGCACACGGGCATCGACTTCGATGCCCTGTCGGACCAGGAAGCCCGGGACCTGGCGCTGAAGAACAAGGTGGTTTCGGAGCTGAAGGGCTACGAGACCAAGTACCATCTCCTGCCGGAGTTCTTTGACGCCTACGTGGAGGACAAGCTGATCCAGCCCACCTTCGTCATGGGACACCCCACGGTGATCTCCCCTCTGTCGAAGCGCAACGCCGCCAACCCGGACATCACCGACCGCTTCGAGCTGTTCATCAACGGGTCCGAGGTGGCCAACGCCTTCAGCGAGCTCAACGACCCCCTGGACCAGCGGGAGCGCTTCCTGGACCAGGTGAAGCAGAAGGAGGCGGGGGACGAAGAGGCCCACGTGTTCGACGAGGACTTCGTCAACGCCCTGGAGTACGGCCTTCCCCCCACGGGGGGCATGGGCATCGGCATCGACCGGCTGGTGATGCTCCTCACCGACTCCCGGTCCATCCGGGACGTCATCCTGTTCCCCACCATGAGGCCTCGGGCCTAG
- a CDS encoding tRNA dihydrouridine synthase has product MIPPSFPASFPRSLGGVEVDNPVWLAPLAGITVPALRRFHRRLGAGLAHTEMVSALGLAYRGKKTRELLTVLEGEGPLAAQLFGPDAPSLAEGARLTLAVHPFQALEINMACPMPKVARKGAGAALLERPDEAVRAVRSCAALGVPLWVKVRLLPGGAATATARFCEALLDAGAAFLLVHGRTPGQRYEGTADRDAVCALARLYPGLLGASGDLFTPEDARAYLEGGCASVLVARGLLKDPLLVPRILEELGFPLPLGGEGRRNPREALLELGDDLFLREGERTALLLAKRMVAGWFRGGHGAAERRHRAVLTRDWASLRKQIQEWPDREELDRPPRIEG; this is encoded by the coding sequence ATGATCCCTCCGTCTTTTCCCGCTTCCTTTCCCCGCTCCCTGGGGGGGGTGGAGGTGGACAACCCGGTCTGGCTGGCCCCCCTGGCGGGGATCACCGTCCCGGCCCTGCGGCGGTTCCACCGGCGCCTGGGGGCGGGGCTGGCCCACACGGAGATGGTGAGCGCCCTGGGCCTTGCCTATCGTGGGAAGAAGACCCGAGAACTCCTGACGGTCCTGGAGGGGGAGGGCCCCCTGGCCGCGCAGCTCTTCGGGCCCGATGCCCCCTCCCTGGCGGAAGGGGCCCGGTTGACCCTGGCCGTCCACCCCTTCCAGGCCCTGGAGATCAACATGGCCTGTCCCATGCCCAAGGTGGCCCGGAAGGGTGCGGGAGCGGCCCTGCTGGAGCGGCCCGACGAGGCTGTGCGGGCGGTGCGCAGCTGCGCCGCCCTGGGGGTTCCCCTGTGGGTCAAGGTGCGCCTGCTCCCGGGAGGGGCGGCGACCGCCACGGCCCGGTTCTGCGAGGCTCTCCTGGATGCGGGGGCGGCGTTCCTCCTGGTCCACGGCCGCACCCCGGGACAGCGCTACGAAGGCACCGCCGACCGGGACGCCGTCTGTGCCCTGGCCCGGCTCTACCCGGGACTCCTGGGGGCCTCGGGGGACCTCTTCACCCCCGAGGACGCTCGGGCGTACCTGGAGGGGGGGTGCGCCTCCGTCCTGGTGGCTCGGGGGCTCCTCAAGGACCCTCTCCTGGTGCCCCGCATCCTGGAGGAGCTGGGGTTTCCCCTCCCCCTGGGAGGAGAAGGCCGCCGGAATCCCCGGGAGGCCCTGCTGGAGCTGGGGGACGATCTGTTTCTCCGGGAGGGGGAACGCACCGCCCTCCTTTTGGCCAAACGCATGGTGGCGGGGTGGTTCCGGGGGGGGCACGGCGCGGCGGAACGGCGCCACCGGGCGGTGCTCACCCGGGATTGGGCCTCCCTGCGAAAGCAGATCCAGGAATGGCCGGACCGGGAAGAACTGGACCGACCTCCCCGCATTGAAGGATAA
- the ligA gene encoding NAD-dependent DNA ligase LigA yields the protein MASGTPLPDRDAAASRIRELTEQIRLHDHRYYVLDDPVLPDDAYDALLRELRSLERAHPDLADPDSPTGRVGGSPKEEFRKVTHPVPLQSLDNALDREELAAFLQRLRQGLGREEVPVVCEPKIDGLAVTLRYRDGRFVQGATRGDGRVGEDVTENLRTLRSLPLRLALPVPGELEVRGEVFMARGDFGELNVRREEEGEPPFANPRNAAAGALRQLDPRITAQRRLRLFLYHVVDPLARGITTQGALLEWLREVGFPTQGEWARCTSPGEIGTFLDRWDQKRHEHLAQTDGVVVKLDDLAARETLGSTNRAPRWAIAFKYPPEERPTRVRDIEISVGRTGVLTPTAVLEPVRLSGTVVQRASLHNPDEVARKDVRIGDRVFVRKAGEIIPEVVRVDREARDGSESPFVPPSACPACGSEAVRLEGEVALRCPNRSCPAQLKEGLRHFASRGGLDIRGLGEKLLEQAVDVGLVRDAADLFLVTEDAWAALDRMGAASARNLKEALEVAKDRPLRKLLFALGIRNVGDRLAADLAGRFGSLEALEACSEEALAAVEGVGPVVAAAVRAFFRDGHNRETLRRLREAGVRMEDPQEEKAPGGLPWAGWKLVFTGELESCPREAAQEAARARGAQTGESVSRKTTAVVAGARAGSKLEKARKLGIPVWDEARFLELLREAEETREGDAPFPKTLEEGTRP from the coding sequence ATGGCCTCGGGAACTCCCCTCCCGGACCGGGACGCCGCGGCGTCCCGGATCCGGGAGCTGACGGAACAGATCCGCCTCCACGACCACCGCTACTACGTCCTGGACGATCCGGTTCTCCCCGACGACGCCTACGACGCGCTGCTGCGGGAGCTTCGCTCCCTCGAGCGGGCCCATCCGGACCTGGCGGACCCCGATTCTCCCACCGGCCGGGTGGGGGGCTCCCCCAAGGAGGAGTTCCGCAAGGTGACCCACCCGGTGCCCCTGCAGAGCCTGGACAACGCCCTGGACCGGGAGGAGCTGGCGGCGTTCCTCCAGCGTCTCCGGCAGGGGCTGGGACGGGAGGAGGTCCCGGTGGTCTGCGAGCCCAAGATCGACGGGCTGGCGGTGACCCTGCGCTATCGGGACGGACGGTTCGTCCAGGGGGCCACCCGGGGGGACGGCCGAGTGGGGGAGGACGTGACGGAGAACCTCCGGACCCTGCGTTCCCTTCCCCTGCGGCTCGCGCTCCCCGTCCCCGGGGAACTGGAGGTGCGGGGGGAGGTCTTCATGGCCCGGGGGGACTTCGGGGAACTCAACGTCCGGCGGGAGGAGGAGGGGGAACCCCCCTTCGCCAACCCCCGCAACGCCGCCGCGGGGGCGTTGCGTCAGCTGGATCCCCGGATCACCGCGCAGAGGCGCCTTCGCCTCTTCCTCTACCACGTGGTGGACCCCCTCGCCCGGGGGATCACCACCCAGGGAGCCCTGCTGGAATGGCTCCGGGAAGTGGGCTTCCCCACCCAGGGAGAGTGGGCACGCTGCACCTCCCCGGGGGAGATCGGCACGTTCCTGGACCGGTGGGATCAGAAGCGGCACGAACACCTGGCCCAGACCGACGGGGTGGTGGTGAAGCTGGACGATCTGGCCGCCCGGGAGACGCTGGGCAGCACCAACCGGGCGCCCCGCTGGGCCATCGCCTTCAAGTACCCCCCGGAGGAGCGGCCCACCCGGGTTCGGGACATCGAGATCTCCGTGGGGCGCACGGGGGTGCTCACCCCCACGGCGGTGCTGGAGCCGGTGCGTCTTTCCGGCACGGTGGTGCAGCGGGCGAGCCTGCACAACCCCGACGAGGTGGCCCGCAAGGACGTGCGGATCGGGGATCGGGTCTTCGTGCGCAAGGCCGGGGAGATCATCCCGGAGGTGGTGCGGGTGGACCGGGAAGCCCGAGACGGCAGCGAGAGCCCCTTCGTCCCCCCCTCCGCCTGTCCCGCCTGCGGCTCCGAGGCGGTGCGTCTGGAGGGGGAGGTGGCCCTGCGGTGTCCCAACCGCTCCTGTCCCGCCCAGCTCAAGGAAGGCCTGCGGCACTTCGCCTCCCGGGGGGGGCTGGACATCCGGGGCCTGGGGGAGAAGCTCCTGGAGCAGGCGGTGGACGTGGGCCTGGTGCGGGACGCGGCGGATCTCTTCCTGGTTACGGAGGACGCCTGGGCGGCCCTGGATCGCATGGGAGCCGCCTCCGCCCGCAACCTGAAGGAAGCCCTGGAGGTCGCCAAGGACCGCCCCTTACGAAAGCTGCTCTTCGCCCTGGGGATCCGCAACGTGGGGGATCGCCTGGCGGCGGATCTGGCGGGGCGCTTCGGATCTCTCGAGGCCCTGGAAGCCTGCTCGGAGGAGGCCCTGGCCGCGGTGGAGGGCGTCGGCCCCGTGGTGGCCGCGGCGGTGCGGGCCTTTTTCCGGGACGGACACAACCGGGAGACCCTCCGGCGTCTTCGGGAGGCGGGGGTCCGGATGGAGGATCCGCAGGAGGAGAAGGCCCCCGGAGGCCTTCCCTGGGCGGGGTGGAAGCTGGTCTTCACGGGGGAACTGGAGTCCTGTCCCCGGGAGGCGGCTCAGGAGGCAGCCCGAGCCCGGGGCGCCCAGACCGGGGAGAGCGTGAGCCGCAAGACCACTGCCGTGGTGGCGGGGGCCCGGGCGGGAAGCAAGCTGGAGAAGGCCCGAAAGCTGGGGATCCCCGTATGGGACGAGGCCCGTTTCCTGGAGCTGCTGCGGGAGGCGGAAGAGACGCGGGAGGGCGACGCCCCTTTCCCGAAGACCCTGGAGGAGGGGACAAGGCCGTGA